Proteins encoded within one genomic window of uncultured Desulfobacter sp.:
- a CDS encoding transposase, translated as MSGVLSRQTGQGNCRQPDKIIVAEYIAAVLAQDPDSGIITYGDTNVRHQQKNQVAIEFLDFYNANSGNDLKYLVFDSKFTTYENLAKLGKEIKFLTIRRRGKKIVEELSQKSPSSWKKVRVTMANGKGRNLRVNDEKIFLKDYGGEVRQIAITGHGKIKPALLITNDFDKPCDKLIRKYTRRWLVEKGISEQIEFFHLNKVSSSMVIKVDFDLTMSILTHNLLRLFAMDLPGYSHISDYSLYKKFLAMTGNVQIEADQVTIKIKKKRNLPLLLTTMQKFKKMRLRFFENKTFSVIGDSTT; from the coding sequence GTGTCGGGGGTTTTATCACGACAAACCGGTCAAGGTAATTGTCGTCAACCGGACAAGATAATTGTCGCAGAATACATAGCTGCTGTATTAGCACAAGATCCAGATTCCGGTATCATTACATATGGCGACACTAATGTCAGGCATCAGCAAAAAAATCAAGTCGCAATTGAGTTCCTTGATTTTTATAATGCTAACAGCGGCAACGATCTGAAATACTTGGTTTTCGATAGCAAATTCACCACTTATGAAAATCTTGCCAAGCTTGGCAAAGAAATAAAATTTCTTACCATCCGAAGAAGGGGAAAAAAGATAGTCGAAGAACTTAGCCAAAAGTCGCCTTCATCATGGAAAAAAGTTAGAGTCACAATGGCAAATGGCAAAGGCCGAAACTTAAGAGTTAATGATGAAAAGATATTTCTAAAAGATTATGGTGGTGAGGTGCGGCAAATAGCAATAACAGGGCATGGTAAGATTAAACCAGCTCTATTAATAACAAACGATTTCGATAAACCCTGCGACAAGTTGATTAGAAAATATACAAGAAGATGGTTGGTTGAAAAAGGCATTTCAGAACAAATTGAATTCTTTCATCTAAACAAAGTATCATCATCAATGGTTATTAAAGTAGATTTTGATCTTACAATGTCCATACTTACACACAATTTGCTACGACTCTTTGCTATGGATTTACCTGGTTATTCGCATATCAGTGATTATTCTCTCTATAAAAAATTTCTTGCAATGACTGGGAATGTACAAATTGAAGCTGATCAGGTAACAATCAAAATTAAGAAAAAAAGAAACCTACCCTTACTGCTCACAACAATGCAAAAATTTAAAAAAATGAGGCTCAGATTTTTTGAAAATAAAACGTTCTCTGTTATTGGGGACAGCACAACTTGA
- a CDS encoding IS1595 family transposase, translating into MYIVAGHKGNPAAVLKKGRDGRRNRLRGARGRGTLEKEKPPIFGMIQRCGQVVIQMLPDVRQTTIKPLIKATIQSGTLVYTDEYAIYNRLDEWGYDHESVNHGAGEYARDDDGDGFCEIHVNTMEGFWSLLRSWIRPHRGISQEKLPFYLGFFEFVHNAGKRGKSLLHSLIEVMIK; encoded by the coding sequence GTGTATATCGTTGCAGGGCACAAAGGCAACCCCGCGGCTGTATTAAAAAAAGGAAGAGACGGTCGGCGTAACCGATTAAGGGGTGCCAGGGGCCGTGGTACGTTAGAGAAAGAGAAACCACCCATTTTCGGGATGATACAACGGTGCGGACAGGTTGTGATTCAAATGCTGCCCGATGTCCGGCAGACCACCATTAAGCCTTTGATAAAGGCCACTATACAGTCTGGAACATTGGTCTATACCGATGAATATGCCATTTATAACAGGTTGGATGAGTGGGGTTACGACCATGAAAGCGTGAATCATGGGGCCGGTGAATATGCCAGAGACGACGATGGAGACGGATTTTGTGAAATCCACGTGAATACAATGGAAGGCTTCTGGTCATTACTCCGAAGTTGGATTCGCCCACATAGGGGGATCTCACAGGAGAAACTACCTTTTTACCTCGGTTTTTTTGAATTCGTTCATAATGCTGGTAAACGTGGAAAATCCTTGCTTCACTCACTCATTGAGGTGATGATTAAGTGA
- a CDS encoding type II toxin-antitoxin system HicB family antitoxin: MKYPVIIHKDDDTGYGVTIPDVPGCFAYGDTQEEAILNIQEAVELYYNGEDISEPPAPSKMKDLLDSDLYTRDSFLYLADIDFAFIAPKTQRVNITVPEYKLVRIDRAAKAKGISRSAFFVDSAEQLIRNLGVANTVGKRQKKSMLSHQIQPHSERPGQHHAD, translated from the coding sequence ATGAAATATCCGGTAATTATTCATAAGGACGATGACACCGGTTACGGGGTGACCATACCTGATGTTCCGGGATGTTTTGCATATGGTGATACCCAGGAGGAGGCCATCCTCAATATTCAAGAAGCGGTAGAATTATATTATAACGGAGAAGACATATCTGAACCTCCGGCTCCCTCTAAAATGAAAGACCTTTTAGATTCAGATCTGTATACCAGAGACAGCTTTTTGTATCTTGCTGATATTGATTTTGCCTTCATAGCTCCCAAGACCCAGAGGGTGAATATCACGGTGCCTGAGTATAAACTTGTCAGGATTGACAGGGCTGCAAAAGCCAAGGGGATTTCCAGGTCTGCTTTTTTTGTGGATTCTGCTGAACAACTCATCAGGAATTTAGGTGTTGCGAATACTGTTGGGAAAAGGCAAAAAAAGAGTATGCTCTCCCATCAAATTCAACCGCATTCAGAAAGACCCGGTCAGCATCACGCAGACTAA
- a CDS encoding DUF262 domain-containing protein, which yields MNAKTLNLYPIDYPFETLSSRMNDDNPKLILDPDFQRKYKWDKDGWERASKFIESCLMRIPLPSCYFAENETGKHFVIDGVQRLTTIKRFFNDEFALEGLTTFKELENKKFSELGDFQSELEATTIRCIILRKENPKHLVREIFSRLNQGAVELSDQEIRHAIYPGSFDNLLIELAKKPIIKNFGVGPSSQKKKDSREAEEQVLRFFAFEKDIEEYDGTLKKHLDNYMAKMEDLPKNEIEKFRSRFNEALEKCVAVFGDTVFRDPSKTRSRQGMVHYDLLMHSLVHLDLALLVEKADNIKQAYKELCQSSKFKKTVSGGLQMKSSINKRRVQWKSLLDKSINGK from the coding sequence ATGAATGCGAAAACGCTAAATCTTTACCCTATTGATTATCCTTTTGAAACTCTATCATCAAGAATGAACGATGATAATCCTAAGTTAATATTAGACCCAGATTTCCAAAGAAAGTATAAATGGGATAAAGATGGTTGGGAGAGAGCCTCAAAATTTATTGAATCTTGTTTAATGAGAATTCCCTTGCCATCGTGCTATTTTGCAGAGAATGAAACAGGCAAACATTTTGTTATTGATGGCGTTCAAAGATTAACGACAATCAAAAGATTTTTTAATGATGAGTTTGCCTTAGAAGGTTTGACGACATTCAAAGAATTGGAAAATAAAAAATTTTCTGAGCTTGGTGATTTTCAATCAGAGCTTGAGGCCACAACAATAAGGTGCATTATTTTACGAAAAGAAAACCCAAAACACTTAGTGCGAGAAATCTTTTCAAGATTAAATCAAGGTGCTGTAGAACTTTCGGATCAAGAAATCAGACATGCAATTTACCCTGGAAGCTTCGACAATCTATTAATCGAACTTGCTAAAAAGCCGATTATTAAAAATTTTGGTGTAGGTCCAAGTTCTCAAAAAAAAAAGGATAGTAGAGAGGCAGAAGAACAAGTATTGCGATTTTTTGCATTTGAAAAAGATATAGAAGAGTATGATGGCACTCTCAAAAAGCATCTTGATAATTACATGGCAAAAATGGAAGATTTACCGAAAAACGAAATTGAAAAATTCAGATCAAGATTTAATGAAGCATTAGAGAAATGTGTTGCTGTTTTTGGCGATACTGTTTTTCGCGATCCATCAAAAACACGTTCCAGGCAAGGCATGGTACATTATGATTTGCTAATGCATAGCTTGGTGCATTTAGATTTGGCCCTACTTGTTGAAAAGGCTGATAATATTAAGCAAGCATACAAAGAATTATGCCAATCTTCAAAGTTTAAAAAGACTGTCTCTGGTGGTTTACAAATGAAATCATCAATTAATAAACGTCGAGTGCAATGGAAATCTCTTTTGGATAAATCGATAAATGGAAAATAG
- a CDS encoding IS66 family transposase translates to MTRDTLKNAESLDEVKDIALNLFDENIILQEQIKSLQDRLFGRKSEKTPKDGEQMSLFDMPEPELPILNEDDTVTITEHARKKRGRKPLPADLPRVDAVHKLSEDDRKCNCGCLKDKIGEEVSEQLEYIPAKVRVIRNIRYKYACKNCEGVEDDGPTVSIARMPDQIIPKSIATPGLLAHILTAKFADALPFYRQEKQFARIGIELARSTMCNWGMKVADACEILIGMMKDDVLANPMIGIDETPLQVLKGPRKSKSYMWIFRGGPPGKPIILFEYHPTRSGDVVSTFLNGYKGIVQTDGYAGYDFLDTKKDRLMSCFGVSLNHHLNE, encoded by the coding sequence ATGACAAGAGACACTCTCAAAAACGCTGAAAGCCTGGATGAAGTCAAAGACATCGCCTTGAATTTGTTTGATGAGAACATAATTCTTCAAGAGCAGATTAAATCCCTCCAGGACAGGCTTTTTGGTCGCAAATCAGAAAAAACGCCCAAAGATGGCGAACAAATGTCTCTTTTTGATATGCCGGAGCCTGAGCTTCCGATCCTGAATGAGGACGATACCGTCACCATTACTGAGCATGCCCGCAAAAAACGTGGCCGCAAACCACTGCCGGCAGATCTTCCCCGTGTAGATGCTGTTCATAAACTCAGTGAGGATGACAGAAAATGCAATTGTGGCTGTTTGAAAGATAAAATCGGTGAAGAAGTCTCTGAACAACTTGAGTACATCCCTGCCAAGGTCAGGGTGATTCGAAATATCCGATATAAATATGCTTGCAAAAACTGCGAGGGTGTTGAAGATGACGGCCCCACGGTATCCATTGCCAGGATGCCGGATCAGATTATTCCCAAAAGTATTGCCACTCCAGGACTGCTTGCCCATATCCTGACCGCCAAATTTGCAGATGCTTTGCCGTTTTATCGTCAAGAAAAGCAGTTTGCCAGGATCGGCATTGAGCTTGCCAGGTCAACCATGTGTAACTGGGGCATGAAGGTGGCTGATGCCTGTGAAATTCTCATCGGCATGATGAAGGATGACGTTTTGGCCAACCCCATGATCGGTATTGATGAAACGCCTCTTCAAGTTTTAAAAGGACCCCGCAAATCCAAATCTTATATGTGGATTTTCAGGGGCGGGCCACCAGGCAAGCCGATTATCTTGTTCGAATATCATCCGACAAGGTCGGGGGATGTTGTTTCAACATTTTTGAACGGTTATAAGGGCATCGTCCAGACGGACGGATATGCTGGGTATGATTTCCTGGATACCAAAAAAGATAGGCTCATGTCGTGTTTTGGGGTCTCACTTAATCATCACCTCAATGAGTGA
- a CDS encoding HEPN domain-containing protein, which translates to MENSTILNKYDSLFKSLKSIIKITDSRILHEEPDFFFLTNINFFIKSYLISLCTYLEAYLQDIAYEYVKIVDQRISDAAIPNNYIHWKLKNDLKMKEMTFSDFDTHTLKKDLSDNLSGNPYKTIILFRHLGVDVAKGQDFQSYKDLVNSVVLKRNSIIHHNDEAMDISLSDLLHYIDIFVLYIKSIDQVILKKL; encoded by the coding sequence ATGGAAAATAGTACGATTTTAAATAAATACGATTCCCTATTCAAATCATTAAAAAGTATTATAAAAATAACAGACAGTAGAATACTTCATGAAGAACCGGATTTTTTCTTTTTAACCAATATAAATTTTTTTATTAAATCATACTTAATAAGCCTTTGTACCTATTTAGAGGCGTATCTTCAGGATATTGCCTATGAGTATGTGAAAATTGTTGATCAAAGAATTTCCGATGCTGCAATTCCAAATAATTACATACATTGGAAATTGAAAAATGATTTAAAGATGAAAGAAATGACGTTTAGTGACTTTGATACGCATACATTGAAAAAAGATTTATCTGATAATCTATCAGGAAACCCATATAAAACGATAATATTATTCAGGCATTTGGGTGTTGATGTGGCAAAAGGACAAGATTTTCAAAGCTATAAGGATTTAGTGAATTCAGTTGTACTTAAAAGAAACAGTATCATTCACCATAATGATGAAGCAATGGATATCTCACTTTCTGACTTACTGCATTATATTGATATTTTTGTTCTATATATAAAGTCTATAGATCAAGTAATTTTAAAAAAGCTATAA
- the istB gene encoding IS21-like element helper ATPase IstB, with protein MASTETLPVLLKQLRLSTIARLWEPTLSRAQEEHWNPAQYLATLCEQEINERYSRRIARFTKESRLPVGKSLETFNFNHTPAIRQEKIEALAQNSDWVNRAENLLFFGPSGVGKTHLAAAISHALIEQSIRVRHFTTTALVQKMQQARADLQLESFLSKLDKYAVIVLDDLGYVKKSDTETHVLFELIAHRYETGSMIITSNQPFGEWDKIFSDPSMTVAAIDRVVHHSIIIEIQADSYRKRQAISRNIRIPLKPEPTQEDNNKTTER; from the coding sequence ATGGCAAGTACTGAAACTCTTCCCGTATTGCTCAAACAACTGCGTCTTTCAACCATAGCCCGGCTATGGGAACCCACGCTCTCCCGTGCTCAGGAGGAACATTGGAACCCGGCGCAGTATTTGGCGACTCTATGTGAGCAAGAGATCAATGAGCGCTACAGCCGGCGTATTGCCCGTTTTACAAAAGAATCCCGTCTTCCGGTGGGTAAAAGCCTTGAAACATTTAATTTTAACCACACTCCGGCAATACGTCAGGAAAAAATAGAGGCCCTGGCCCAAAACAGCGATTGGGTAAACCGTGCAGAGAACCTTTTATTTTTTGGCCCTAGCGGCGTTGGAAAAACCCACCTGGCGGCTGCCATATCTCACGCATTAATAGAACAGTCAATTCGGGTACGTCATTTCACGACAACCGCACTTGTTCAAAAAATGCAGCAGGCCCGTGCTGATTTGCAGCTTGAATCATTTTTATCCAAACTCGATAAATACGCGGTCATTGTCCTTGATGACCTGGGCTATGTCAAAAAAAGCGATACGGAAACTCATGTGCTTTTCGAACTGATCGCCCATAGGTATGAGACGGGAAGTATGATTATCACATCCAATCAGCCATTTGGGGAATGGGACAAAATCTTTTCTGATCCGTCAATGACTGTAGCAGCTATCGATAGAGTGGTTCACCATTCGATCATTATCGAAATACAGGCAGACAGCTACCGCAAACGTCAGGCAATTTCCAGGAATATAAGAATTCCCCTTAAGCCGGAACCTACCCAAGAAGATAATAACAAAACCACAGAAAGATGA
- a CDS encoding IS110 family transposase → MKRNITIGMDLGDQKNVVVAMDETGKEIETKTIRNTELSLRKFFSRYCDATVAIEAGTHSPWISRLLKEIGCTVYVGNPRKLRIIWDSNDKSDLRDARILAMVCRVEPRLLWPIKHRDRQAYADLGIIKARDTLVQNRVRMINHIRSVTKTSGSRIPKCSTPSFSKRAPDYIPKELRGPLDPLITTIDHLTQQIKEMDRQINKLCKKYSETEKLLQVPGVGPITALAFVLTIEDPHRFTKSRQVGAFLGLTPKRDQSGKCDKQLRISKAGNTYLRSLLVSCGHYIIGPFGPECDLRAFGLSIVLRGGKNAKKRAAVALARKLAVLLHRLWISDQKYNCFYSDVANTAA, encoded by the coding sequence ATGAAACGTAATATCACTATTGGTATGGATTTGGGAGATCAGAAAAATGTGGTCGTTGCAATGGATGAAACAGGAAAAGAAATTGAAACAAAAACCATTCGCAATACAGAACTTTCTCTCCGAAAATTTTTCTCCCGATATTGCGATGCCACTGTTGCCATTGAGGCTGGGACCCATTCTCCGTGGATTAGTAGGTTGTTAAAAGAAATCGGTTGTACCGTATATGTTGGCAATCCACGAAAATTAAGGATTATCTGGGACAGCAATGATAAATCAGATCTCCGGGATGCAAGAATTCTTGCAATGGTTTGCCGGGTTGAACCCAGATTGCTATGGCCAATAAAGCATAGAGACAGACAAGCCTATGCTGATTTAGGGATCATTAAAGCAAGAGACACCCTGGTGCAAAACCGTGTTCGAATGATCAATCATATCCGTAGTGTTACCAAAACAAGTGGCAGCAGAATCCCAAAATGCAGCACACCAAGTTTTTCAAAACGGGCGCCAGATTACATACCAAAAGAATTAAGAGGGCCGCTTGACCCATTAATAACCACGATTGATCACCTGACTCAACAAATTAAAGAAATGGATCGTCAAATCAACAAATTATGCAAAAAGTATTCTGAAACTGAAAAATTACTTCAAGTACCGGGTGTTGGTCCAATCACCGCCTTGGCTTTTGTTTTAACAATAGAAGATCCCCATCGTTTTACAAAAAGTCGCCAAGTAGGGGCTTTCCTGGGATTGACACCTAAACGAGACCAATCTGGGAAATGCGATAAACAACTACGAATAAGCAAGGCGGGTAATACATATTTAAGATCTTTGCTTGTCAGTTGTGGACATTACATCATCGGCCCTTTTGGGCCAGAATGTGATTTGCGCGCATTTGGATTATCAATAGTTTTACGTGGTGGCAAAAATGCAAAGAAGCGTGCCGCGGTAGCTTTGGCCAGAAAACTTGCTGTTCTACTGCATAGGTTATGGATAAGTGATCAGAAGTATAATTGCTTTTATAGTGACGTTGCTAACACAGCTGCATAG
- a CDS encoding IS66 family insertion sequence element accessory protein TnpB: MPKSRKETNEKLNRYWKSNIERWAASGLTQTEYCRRNDLSKDRFTYWKRKFKRQNLPVEFIQLPMSANIHRTGLKLNLGQGVQIEIPDGFTSETLERVLATLKSIS, encoded by the coding sequence ATGCCAAAATCAAGGAAAGAAACAAATGAAAAACTTAACAGATACTGGAAATCAAACATCGAGCGCTGGGCGGCGTCAGGGCTGACTCAAACAGAATATTGCAGACGCAATGACCTGTCCAAAGACAGGTTCACATATTGGAAAAGAAAATTTAAACGACAAAACCTTCCTGTAGAATTTATCCAGTTGCCGATGTCCGCCAATATTCATAGGACCGGATTAAAGTTAAACCTTGGCCAGGGGGTTCAAATAGAAATCCCGGACGGCTTCACCAGCGAGACACTTGAAAGAGTTCTTGCGACCTTGAAATCCATCTCATGA
- a CDS encoding IS1634 family transposase gives MTIHAFSMGMYVRTIKRRNKDGSEVEYVQLAHNTRHPEKGYSRAEVVYSFGRRDQLDVAALKRLVSSLSRFISPEDIQDLEAQSAGLKFISSRPAGGALLLKGLWERIGIDRCLANALKHTEFKAPISDAIFAMVANRALAPSSKLAVEEWVAKDVHLDIEAPIKVQHLYRSMDFLLKNAEAIQEKVFWTTAQLLNLTVDLIFFDTTNTYFEMEDTNDSELLAFGKSKHKRDDLPQVTIGLAVTREGIPVRCWVLPGNQNDAKCVDTVQKDLNDWRLGNVIWAMDRGMTSEENRKNLQRAGGQYILGEKLRGPNVNEEALNRGGRFKKVNDNLHIKEVFVGEGSGRRRFVIAYNPEQAEHDKHVRARNLERIETELAALNKRSGKAYLKSKYALLAHRSMGRYLKELKSGKLTVDKAKIKQAEKLDGKYLLSTSDKSLSAEDIALGYKQLMEVERAFRTLKSTLSLRPVYHTKDDRIRSHVLLCWLALLLVRITELETGLSWPRVRAELERLHLGEFLHKDGRVLQYTELTQNQRNLFKKLNIKLPAKIKSIG, from the coding sequence ATGACGATACATGCTTTTTCTATGGGCATGTATGTACGCACAATAAAACGCAGAAACAAAGATGGGTCCGAGGTCGAGTATGTTCAGTTAGCCCACAATACTCGTCATCCAGAAAAAGGCTATTCACGAGCCGAGGTCGTCTACTCCTTCGGGCGGCGGGACCAACTCGACGTAGCCGCCCTCAAGCGCTTAGTCAGCAGCCTCAGCCGGTTCATCAGCCCCGAAGACATTCAGGACCTTGAAGCCCAAAGCGCCGGGCTCAAGTTCATATCCAGCAGGCCGGCAGGGGGAGCCCTGCTGCTCAAAGGCTTGTGGGAACGCATTGGGATTGACCGCTGCCTTGCCAATGCATTGAAACACACAGAGTTCAAAGCGCCGATTTCGGATGCGATTTTTGCAATGGTGGCCAACAGGGCACTGGCTCCGTCTTCCAAACTTGCCGTCGAAGAGTGGGTAGCCAAGGATGTTCATCTGGACATTGAGGCGCCGATCAAGGTTCAGCACCTTTACCGGAGTATGGACTTCCTGCTTAAGAATGCGGAGGCCATCCAAGAGAAGGTGTTCTGGACAACGGCTCAACTGCTGAATCTCACGGTGGACCTGATCTTCTTTGATACTACCAACACTTATTTTGAAATGGAAGACACCAACGACTCGGAGCTGCTTGCTTTTGGGAAATCTAAACACAAAAGAGATGACCTGCCCCAAGTCACCATTGGCCTGGCCGTGACACGGGAAGGTATCCCGGTCCGTTGCTGGGTTCTGCCGGGCAACCAAAATGACGCCAAGTGCGTCGATACCGTTCAAAAGGATTTGAACGACTGGCGGCTTGGCAACGTGATTTGGGCCATGGACCGTGGCATGACCAGCGAAGAGAATCGAAAAAACCTCCAAAGAGCCGGGGGACAGTACATCCTTGGTGAAAAGTTGAGGGGCCCCAATGTAAATGAAGAAGCCCTGAACCGGGGTGGGCGGTTCAAAAAGGTCAACGACAATCTCCATATCAAAGAGGTCTTTGTCGGTGAGGGCAGCGGCAGGCGCCGGTTCGTCATCGCTTACAACCCAGAACAGGCTGAACACGACAAACATGTCAGGGCAAGGAACCTGGAGCGGATCGAAACGGAGCTGGCGGCACTGAACAAACGGTCCGGCAAAGCATATCTCAAATCCAAATATGCTCTCCTGGCACACCGGTCCATGGGCAGATACCTCAAGGAACTGAAGTCAGGCAAGCTGACGGTGGATAAGGCTAAGATTAAGCAGGCGGAAAAGCTGGACGGCAAATATCTTTTGAGCACAAGCGACAAAAGCCTGTCGGCTGAGGATATCGCCCTTGGCTACAAACAACTCATGGAAGTCGAGCGCGCGTTCCGCACTTTAAAGTCCACCCTGTCCCTCCGGCCTGTCTACCACACCAAAGACGACCGCATCCGCTCTCATGTCCTGCTGTGCTGGCTGGCCCTGCTCCTGGTGCGGATTACCGAGCTGGAGACCGGCTTGAGCTGGCCCAGGGTCCGCGCCGAGCTGGAACGGCTCCATTTAGGCGAATTTTTGCATAAAGATGGGCGTGTACTACAGTACACAGAACTCACTCAAAATCAGCGTAACCTATTTAAAAAATTAAACATAAAACTTCCTGCGAAAATCAAGTCCATAGGATAA
- the tnpB gene encoding IS66 family insertion sequence element accessory protein TnpB (TnpB, as the term is used for proteins encoded by IS66 family insertion elements, is considered an accessory protein, since TnpC, encoded by a neighboring gene, is a DDE family transposase.): MMNFAPDTKVYLALGTTDMRKAINGLAVIVSEQMQLDIFSESLFVFCNRAQTILKILYWDKNGFCLWQKRLEKDRFKWPNSSKEVMNITSRELTWLVEGLNINQAHKPLKYSMIF; this comes from the coding sequence ATGATGAACTTTGCACCGGACACAAAAGTCTATCTGGCTCTGGGCACGACGGACATGCGCAAAGCGATTAACGGCCTTGCCGTTATCGTGAGTGAGCAAATGCAGTTGGATATATTTTCAGAATCCCTGTTTGTGTTCTGCAACCGGGCACAAACCATTTTAAAAATTTTATACTGGGATAAAAACGGTTTTTGCCTGTGGCAAAAGCGCCTTGAGAAAGACCGGTTCAAATGGCCGAATTCATCAAAAGAGGTCATGAATATCACCAGCCGGGAACTGACCTGGCTGGTCGAGGGATTGAATATAAATCAGGCTCATAAGCCCCTAAAATACTCTATGATTTTTTAG
- the istA gene encoding IS21 family transposase — MSARSKGTIQVTAAAKAGISERSGRRIENGNISQGDKPMRHWRTRKDHFKGVWENEVVPMLEQNAELQPLTLFEHFAGKYPEKFQRSKLRTFQRKVKKWKALNGSGKEVMFLQEKIPGRMGLSDFTKLKKVTITINGEPLNHLLYHFRLIYSGWCHVKVVLGGESFTALSEGLQDAFWRLGGVPTEHRTDSLSAAFKNLTKDAKEDVTKRYEELFNHYGLVPTRNNRGKGHENGGVESPHGHLKNRIHQALLLRNSVDFESVSAYQQWLDIIVRDINARNADKIAQERKYLKELPLQRTVDYTEKVVGVSTTSTILVKRVIYTVPSRLIGEKLRLHIYHDKIEAYLGTTYVITLPRKYSPDNNRRTRSVDYRHVIGSLERKPQAFRYSQLRDDLLPSDTYRLIWDQLDQTLDPRTACKSIVGILSLANRTDQETELGDYILEKMMDNHIPALHELQKKFNKKEKEIPEINMVAVSGEDYNILLSSHSFTEVF, encoded by the coding sequence ATGTCAGCAAGAAGCAAAGGAACTATTCAGGTCACAGCAGCCGCAAAGGCTGGAATATCAGAACGTTCAGGACGTAGAATCGAAAATGGCAATATTTCTCAAGGAGACAAACCCATGCGTCATTGGCGTACACGCAAGGACCACTTTAAAGGGGTTTGGGAAAATGAGGTCGTTCCGATGCTGGAACAAAACGCCGAACTTCAGCCGTTAACGTTATTTGAGCATTTTGCAGGTAAATATCCTGAAAAATTCCAGCGGTCCAAACTGCGTACATTCCAACGTAAGGTTAAAAAATGGAAAGCGCTTAACGGATCAGGCAAAGAAGTAATGTTTTTGCAGGAAAAAATTCCTGGGCGTATGGGGTTATCAGATTTTACAAAGCTAAAAAAAGTAACAATCACGATCAACGGAGAGCCTTTGAATCACCTACTTTATCATTTTCGCTTAATTTACAGCGGTTGGTGCCATGTCAAAGTGGTCCTCGGAGGAGAATCATTTACCGCACTCAGTGAGGGATTACAGGACGCTTTTTGGCGGCTGGGAGGGGTCCCAACAGAGCATCGTACAGACAGCCTGTCTGCTGCTTTCAAGAATTTGACCAAAGATGCGAAGGAAGATGTCACCAAGCGTTATGAGGAGCTATTCAACCATTATGGCTTGGTCCCGACCCGAAATAATAGGGGGAAGGGGCATGAAAACGGCGGAGTTGAGTCACCACACGGCCACTTAAAGAATAGAATTCACCAAGCCTTATTGCTCCGGAATTCTGTTGATTTTGAATCTGTATCGGCCTATCAGCAGTGGCTGGATATCATTGTAAGGGATATCAATGCCCGCAATGCAGATAAGATTGCACAGGAACGTAAGTACTTGAAAGAACTTCCTCTTCAGAGGACCGTTGATTATACTGAAAAAGTGGTCGGAGTCAGCACGACCAGCACAATTCTGGTAAAACGCGTCATTTATACGGTCCCATCCCGCTTGATAGGAGAAAAGCTGCGCCTTCATATTTACCATGACAAGATTGAAGCCTACCTTGGAACAACCTACGTCATCACGTTACCCCGAAAATATTCACCAGATAATAATCGGCGTACTCGCAGTGTGGATTACCGGCACGTCATAGGCAGCCTGGAGCGAAAACCCCAAGCGTTTCGCTATTCACAGCTAAGGGATGACCTGCTGCCCAGTGACACTTACCGGCTTATATGGGATCAGCTTGACCAAACCCTTGATCCCCGTACCGCCTGTAAAAGCATCGTGGGTATATTGTCTCTGGCGAACCGGACCGACCAGGAGACGGAATTGGGTGATTATATTCTTGAAAAAATGATGGATAACCATATTCCGGCGCTTCATGAACTTCAAAAAAAATTTAACAAAAAAGAAAAGGAAATACCGGAAATAAATATGGTGGCTGTCTCAGGAGAAGATTACAATATCCTGCTTTCTTCGCATTCATTTACGGAGGTGTTTTGA